In the bacterium genome, GGCCATCGGCACCATGGCCAGGGGCCATGCCAGCCAGTTGGCGGGATCGGTGGCCGGCCCCGCGATCTTGCCGGCCGCGTCGAGCTGCTCCTTGGGCAGCACCGCGGCGTACGTGAAGGACATCACGGCGGTCCCCAGGTAGACGAAGCCGTCGATGATGCCGACGGCCATGCCCGCGTTGCGGCTGCCGCCGAAGTCCATGCTCGCGGTGCCCGACAGCATGCCGTGCACGCCGATGACGGCCATCGACATCAGCACCACCAGCCAGCCCACGAACGGCGTCTGGTAGGTGAAGATCAGCACCACGGCGCCCAGCAGCAGCACGCCGTACAGGACCGCCGCGACCGGGCCGCGGCGCGACTGGAACGCGTGGTCGCTCACGGTGCCGGCCACCACGCCGCCCAGGATGCCCGCGCAGCAGAGCAGCATGCCCCAGTGCTCGGTGACGAATCCCGAGCCCAGGTGCAGGGCGACGTCGGTCTGCTTGGCGAAGGTGCGGTACCACTGCATGATGGCCTGGCGCAGGAAGCCGCTGCAGAATTCGATCAGGGCGATGGTCATGATGATGGGGTTGCTCAGCATCATCTTGAAGACCTTCGCCGGTCCCATGGGCGGCCCCGAATCGCCCGCGGTGGCGTCGGCGGTGTCGAAGTCCAGGTGCCCGGTCTCCGACGGCTTGTCGCGCACGACGAAGACGTCGATCACCCAGAAGATCGCCAGCAGCAGCGCCGGCATCATGAAGACCCAGACCAGCCCCATCCCCTTGAGGATCAGCTTGCCCACGTCGTAGGCGAAGTACAGGCCCAGCGAGATCAGGATGCCGAAGATCGCGCCGAACACGCCCCGCTCGCGCACGTGGAACCAGGAGGCGTTGACCTTGACGATGGCCACGGCGCCGAAGCTCTGGAAGTACATGTTCAGGGCGTACAGCACCGCGAAGACCGGCACGAAGTTCGCGGCCAGGAACGCCGACTGGGGCCCCTGGTTCAGCAGGGACCACGTCGCCAGCCCCATCAGCACGTTCATCGCCACGGCGCCGGCGGTGCCGGCGAGCATCGCCTTGCGGCCGCCGAAGCGGTCGGTCAGGGGGCCGTTGATGAGGAACGAGAAGCCGTAGACCACGGTGCCCACGCCGAAGATCACGCCGAAGTCGGTGTTGCCCATCAGCGACCCGCCCGTCCCGCCGGCGATCTCCTCGAAGGCGCCCTTGCTGACGGTCAGGTTGTAGCGGCCCATGTAGAGCAGCGCGTAGGTCAGGCCCAGCGGCAGCCAGTTCCAGACGCGGCGGGCGCGGAAGCCGGGGTCGTGGCCCAGGTCGATCTTCGGCAGGCGGGCGATGACGAACGCCACCACGGCCAGCAGGATGACGATCGCGATCAGCTCGGACATCCAGGGTGACATGGGACCTCCTCGGTTCCGCGGGATGACGACACGGTCGCCCGCTTCCGCCCATCGTAGCCAGCGCCCCGCCGGCGCGCCAAGGAAAACCTCGGCCGCGGCGGGCCTATGAACCCATCTAGAGGCCCATGATCAGGCCGATGGAGGCGCCGATCCAGTCGTCGTGATCGTCGGCGAGCAGGCGGTCGCCGCTGATCGCGTCCTGCAGCAGCACGGGGTCGGCGGCGCAGGTCTCGGCGTGCAGGGTCGCCGCGAGCCAGCGGCGGGAGTCCGCGCCCCCGAGCCGCCGGCGCAGGCCGACGTCGAGGCCGCCGCCCCAGTCGGACATCTCCCGCACCAGCGAGCCGCTGCGGTAGACCGTGCCGTAGCCCCAGAACAGCGTGCCGCCCCAGCGCAGGGAGCGCAGGTAGTAGCCGCCGCGCACGCCCAGCACGGCGTCGGTGCGCTCGCCGACCGGCAGCAGCGCCCGGGCGCCCAGCTCGATCCCGTAATGGGCCGCGCGGCCGTTGTTCGTCAGGTCCTCGAAGTCGTCCTGCAGGTCGCCGAGGCCCAGTTGGAGGCCGGCCGTGGCCAGGAAGTTCTCGCCCAGCGGCAGCCCGAGCGCGACCGAGACGCGCAGCATGTCGGTGAAGTAGTCGCCGAAAGCGGTGGTGGCGTGCTTCCAGCCCAGGTCGGTCAGCAGGAGCCAGCGGCCCGGCGGCCCGACGTCGGGAACCGGCAGGCCCGACCGCGGTACGGCGGGATGCGCGACGTCGGCCGGCAGCGGCACTTCCGGCCAGACCGCGTTGCCGCGGTTCACCTCCGGCGGGGCCCCGGACACGGGCTCGCCCGCGTCGAGGCTGCGGCGCCACCCGTCCCATTGCGATCGCGGCACGTTGCGTTCGCGGTGCGCGCCGGGCGGGTCGCCGGCGACCGTCAGCCGCGCCAGGAAGCCGCCGCGCGGCCCCGGCGCGAACACGGCGCTCACCAGGCCGGGCACGTCGGGGAACAGCCCCCAGCGGGCCGCCTCGCCGGCGTCGACCGTGTCGCCGACCGCCGGATGCAGCGGCACGACGCCCGCGGGGGCGTCGGCGGCGGCTGTGGCGGCCGAGGCCAGGCCCAGCAGGAGCAATAGGATCGTCACGTCACGCGTCATCGTCGCTCCCGGTCGTCGCGGGCCGCCCGGAGACGGCTTGCCGCCCCCGCTCCCATGTCCTACAGTAGCCGCGCCCACGACCGCGGACGAGCCGAGGGGAGCGCGCCGATGAACCAGCCCGACACCACCGTCGCGCCGCAGCCCGGCGCCAGGCCGGAATCCGGCGCGCTGCTGCCCATCCTGTGGCGCGTCATCGACCGCTGGCACCTCCACGAGCAGAAGCTGGGCTCGTGGCAGGACGCGCTGGACGTCCTCGCGCCGGAACACCGCGGCTGGGCCGGCATCGCCGAGCTGCTGCAGCTCGTGAACACCTACCAGTGGCACGAGGAGGACCGCAGCCGCGCCCACGGCGCCGGCGACGAGGTGCTCGCGGCCGTCAAGCGCTCCATCGACGCCTCCAACGCCCGCCGCGTGCGGACCATCGAGGCCCTCGACGTGGAGATCATGGGCGTGCTGGCGCGCGACGGCCTCCCCCGACCCGGGGCGCCCCTGAACTCCGAGTCCCCGGGCAGCATCATCGACCGCATCACCGTCCTCGGCCTCAAGCTTTACCACATCCGCGAGGAACTCTCCACCGCCGGCGGCACCGCGGACGAAGTCGCCCTGCACGCGCGCCTCGAGAGCATCAGCGAGCAGATGGACGACCTCGCCGGCTGCCTCGACCACCTCTTCCGGGAGATCGCGGCCGGCCGGCTCGGCATCAAGCTGTACCGTCAGGTGAAGGTCTACAAGGATCCCGCCAGCGGCCGCTACCGCTCGGGTCTGGACGAGGGCTGAACGTCCCGCCCGGATCAGTCGCGGTAGAGCGACTTGACCCCTCCCCAACTCGATGACGACGCCGGCGTGATGCCCGACGGCACCACCCGCAGCGTCCGTCCGTCCAGGATCTGCGACGGGCCGTCGCAGGCGGAGGCCGGGGCGAGCGCGGCCGCGCCCAGGAAGAAGGGGCCGGTCGGCTCGTAGACCCAGGTGAAGCTCAGGCGGGCCAGGGTGACCACGTTCCGCTGGACGCAGCCGTCGGAAGTGGTGTGCACGCCCAGGACGGGATCGCCCTGGTGGGCGAGCGGGGCGCCGGCGAGTTCCGACCCGATGAGGGACGCGGGCGAACCGCCGCAGCAGCTGCCCAGCACGGCCCAGTCCACGGTGTCGAGCCGCCACGACAGCGGCGCGCCCACGTCGGGGCCGGCCAGGATGACGTAGAGGTCGAAGTCCTCCCCGTAGGGAACGTCGATCTCCCCGACGTAGGTGTCGGGCGCCGCCGACAGGCACAGGACCGAGAATCCCGTCTGGGCGACGGCGGGAACGGCGACCGCGAGCGCCAGGGTCGTCAGGACGACCAGCGCGCGTTTCGATTTGATGGGCGACATGTCCCTCCTCGTGCGAATCTAGATGCAATTCATCCCATATGATACGGGGGCCCGCC is a window encoding:
- a CDS encoding MFS transporter; the encoded protein is MSPWMSELIAIVILLAVVAFVIARLPKIDLGHDPGFRARRVWNWLPLGLTYALLYMGRYNLTVSKGAFEEIAGGTGGSLMGNTDFGVIFGVGTVVYGFSFLINGPLTDRFGGRKAMLAGTAGAVAMNVLMGLATWSLLNQGPQSAFLAANFVPVFAVLYALNMYFQSFGAVAIVKVNASWFHVRERGVFGAIFGILISLGLYFAYDVGKLILKGMGLVWVFMMPALLLAIFWVIDVFVVRDKPSETGHLDFDTADATAGDSGPPMGPAKVFKMMLSNPIIMTIALIEFCSGFLRQAIMQWYRTFAKQTDVALHLGSGFVTEHWGMLLCCAGILGGVVAGTVSDHAFQSRRGPVAAVLYGVLLLGAVVLIFTYQTPFVGWLVVLMSMAVIGVHGMLSGTASMDFGGSRNAGMAVGIIDGFVYLGTAVMSFTYAAVLPKEQLDAAGKIAGPATDPANWLAWPLAMVPMAALGLFLSLRVWNAKPHRGGAAH
- a CDS encoding DUF4254 domain-containing protein, encoding MNQPDTTVAPQPGARPESGALLPILWRVIDRWHLHEQKLGSWQDALDVLAPEHRGWAGIAELLQLVNTYQWHEEDRSRAHGAGDEVLAAVKRSIDASNARRVRTIEALDVEIMGVLARDGLPRPGAPLNSESPGSIIDRITVLGLKLYHIREELSTAGGTADEVALHARLESISEQMDDLAGCLDHLFREIAAGRLGIKLYRQVKVYKDPASGRYRSGLDEG